A portion of the Streptomyces erythrochromogenes genome contains these proteins:
- a CDS encoding GNAT family N-acetyltransferase, whose product MTTTLRPAQPLQRNSDGTRRRAYEVRVNSRRVGTLELATRSAAQPGIGVIRGLWIDEGDRRRGRGTVAALAAEEVLRSWRCTGVAVSVPADAGPALRMAAALGYRETGRVMVKELPEPPPDLPAGSIGRPMTRAEFDAWLEPGIVEYGRRLVAPGMTEEQGVAASRAEHARMLPDGPDTPGTDFLLLETPAGETLGTVWIGECELPGLGAAPYVYDVKVAPEHRGQGHGRTLMLLAERTVLAAGGSRLGLHVVEGNTPARRLYESLGYRDVAVNASKVLI is encoded by the coding sequence ATGACCACCACCCTGCGGCCCGCGCAGCCGCTTCAGCGAAACAGTGACGGCACCCGACGGAGGGCCTACGAGGTCCGGGTCAACAGCCGCCGGGTCGGCACCCTCGAACTGGCCACCAGGTCCGCCGCCCAGCCCGGCATCGGTGTGATCCGGGGGCTGTGGATCGACGAGGGCGACCGCCGGCGCGGACGCGGCACGGTCGCCGCGCTCGCCGCCGAGGAGGTGCTGCGCTCCTGGCGCTGCACCGGGGTCGCCGTGTCGGTGCCCGCCGACGCCGGGCCGGCGCTGCGGATGGCGGCGGCCCTCGGCTACCGGGAGACCGGCCGGGTCATGGTCAAGGAACTGCCGGAGCCGCCGCCGGACCTCCCCGCCGGCAGCATCGGCCGGCCGATGACCCGGGCCGAGTTCGACGCCTGGCTGGAGCCGGGCATCGTGGAGTACGGCCGCCGGCTCGTCGCCCCGGGCATGACCGAGGAGCAGGGCGTGGCCGCCTCCCGCGCCGAACACGCCAGGATGCTGCCCGACGGCCCCGACACACCGGGGACGGACTTCCTCCTGCTGGAGACCCCGGCAGGGGAGACGCTGGGCACCGTGTGGATCGGGGAGTGCGAACTGCCCGGCCTCGGCGCCGCCCCGTACGTGTACGACGTCAAGGTCGCGCCCGAGCACCGCGGGCAGGGCCACGGGCGGACCCTGATGCTCCTCGCCGAGCGGACCGTCCTGGCCGCCGGAGGGAGCCGGCTGGGCCTGCACGTGGTCGAGGGCAACACCCCGGCCCGGCGGCTCTACGAGTCGCTCGGGTACCGGGACGTCGCGGTGAACGCCTCCAAGGTGCTGATCTAG
- a CDS encoding SCO7613 C-terminal domain-containing membrane protein — protein MNSPLPPAEELALIDRELAQLDARRLHLLARRDWLLRLLQQSGTAVVRWGPAASGSPSWSAGPSGPAKEASAPSAQNVLLALGAVLLAVAALAFTLVSWGSMGIAGRSAVLAVVTAAALAAPVPLVRRGLRSTAESVAAVGLLLTVLDAYALYAVGMPDADGTGYAAGAAAVLAAVWAGYGAALRTLRLPLPAAVLAAQLPLPLAAVAGDAGALGLGWALLVTAALDAALALRVRAAAVPAAVLGSAALLVGAAQSWSAGSAGQALAPAALLLAGAALGVAAAWREPRAWAAALVGAVAAVAAVGGVARPELEPGWAVVAHLLVGLPLLAAVRVPALPEAVRRGAVLAGAVVGALGALTAGAAVAAVLVARLRVLEEVWAVTTPAADPYAPGAAAAVALLMTAGAAWWLSRVSARPEPGVLAVVLGWAGLFTAPVLLGFPVAAVFAVQLPVTGAAGVLALRPPARGAGIAAAVCALAGAANVSLGALDGRAATFAVWGLLGAGCAAGAAYGPAARWVRSGAAVCAVGYATGLLVAASAVTDLAVAWWALPVLAVPALVAALGPRLGAVRLPAEIAAAVSGVLALVLSAGRPGTLALALALAGVVCAGAAVRPERRVLGWAAGALFVAATWVRLAEAGVTAPEAYTLPVTVPALAVGFLRRRRDAEASSWTAYGPGLAATLVPSLLAAWGDADWVRPLLLGAAALAVTLAGAHRRLQAPLLLGGAVLAAVAVHELAPYVVQVAGALPRWVPPALAGVLLLAVGATYEKRLRDARRLRAAIGRLR, from the coding sequence ATGAACTCCCCTCTGCCGCCGGCCGAAGAGCTGGCGCTCATCGACCGTGAGCTGGCCCAACTCGATGCCCGGCGCCTGCACTTGCTGGCCCGCCGGGACTGGCTGCTGCGCCTGCTCCAGCAGTCGGGCACGGCGGTTGTCCGCTGGGGACCCGCCGCTTCCGGCTCGCCCTCCTGGTCCGCCGGCCCCTCAGGGCCCGCGAAGGAGGCTTCGGCCCCCAGTGCGCAGAACGTGCTGCTCGCCCTGGGCGCGGTGCTGCTGGCCGTGGCCGCGCTGGCGTTCACTCTGGTCAGCTGGGGCTCGATGGGGATCGCCGGGCGCTCGGCGGTGCTGGCCGTGGTGACGGCGGCGGCTCTGGCCGCACCCGTGCCGCTGGTGCGCCGCGGGCTGCGTTCGACGGCGGAGTCGGTGGCCGCCGTGGGGCTGCTGCTGACGGTGCTGGACGCGTACGCGTTGTACGCGGTCGGCATGCCGGACGCCGACGGCACCGGGTACGCGGCGGGCGCGGCGGCGGTGCTGGCGGCGGTGTGGGCCGGGTACGGGGCGGCGCTGCGGACGCTGCGGCTGCCGCTGCCTGCGGCGGTGCTCGCCGCGCAGCTGCCGCTGCCGCTGGCGGCGGTCGCCGGGGATGCGGGTGCGCTGGGTCTCGGCTGGGCGCTGCTGGTGACGGCGGCACTGGACGCGGCGCTGGCGCTGCGGGTCCGTGCGGCGGCGGTCCCGGCGGCGGTGCTGGGCTCGGCCGCGCTGCTGGTCGGCGCGGCGCAGTCGTGGTCGGCGGGCTCGGCGGGGCAGGCCCTGGCTCCGGCGGCGCTGCTGCTGGCCGGCGCGGCCCTGGGTGTGGCGGCCGCCTGGCGGGAGCCGCGGGCCTGGGCCGCGGCGCTGGTGGGCGCCGTGGCGGCGGTGGCGGCCGTCGGCGGCGTGGCCCGGCCGGAGCTTGAACCGGGCTGGGCGGTGGTGGCGCACCTGCTGGTGGGCCTGCCGCTGCTGGCGGCGGTACGGGTGCCCGCGCTGCCGGAGGCGGTCCGGCGCGGGGCGGTCCTCGCCGGTGCGGTGGTGGGCGCCCTGGGCGCGCTGACGGCCGGCGCGGCCGTGGCGGCGGTGCTGGTGGCGCGGCTGCGGGTGCTGGAGGAGGTGTGGGCGGTGACGACCCCGGCGGCGGATCCGTACGCTCCGGGGGCGGCGGCCGCGGTCGCGCTGCTGATGACGGCGGGGGCGGCCTGGTGGCTGTCGCGGGTGTCGGCGCGGCCGGAGCCCGGGGTGCTGGCGGTGGTCCTGGGCTGGGCGGGTCTGTTCACGGCGCCGGTGCTGCTCGGGTTCCCGGTGGCGGCGGTGTTCGCGGTGCAGCTCCCGGTGACGGGGGCGGCCGGGGTCCTCGCCCTGCGCCCGCCGGCGCGGGGGGCCGGGATCGCGGCGGCGGTGTGCGCGCTGGCGGGGGCCGCGAACGTGTCCCTGGGCGCGCTGGACGGCCGCGCGGCGACCTTCGCGGTCTGGGGCCTGCTGGGCGCGGGCTGTGCGGCGGGAGCGGCGTACGGGCCCGCCGCGCGGTGGGTCCGGTCGGGGGCCGCGGTGTGCGCGGTCGGTTACGCGACGGGGCTGCTGGTGGCCGCGTCCGCGGTGACGGACCTGGCGGTGGCCTGGTGGGCGCTGCCGGTCCTGGCGGTCCCGGCGCTCGTGGCGGCGCTCGGGCCGCGGCTGGGCGCCGTACGGCTGCCGGCCGAGATCGCGGCGGCCGTGTCGGGTGTCCTGGCGCTGGTGCTGTCCGCGGGGCGGCCCGGGACGCTGGCCCTGGCCCTGGCGCTGGCCGGGGTGGTCTGCGCGGGGGCCGCGGTGCGGCCGGAGCGGCGGGTGCTGGGTTGGGCGGCGGGTGCGCTGTTCGTGGCGGCGACGTGGGTGCGGCTGGCGGAGGCCGGGGTGACGGCGCCGGAGGCGTACACGCTGCCGGTCACGGTGCCCGCGCTCGCGGTGGGCTTCCTGCGGCGCCGCCGGGACGCGGAGGCCTCGTCCTGGACGGCGTACGGGCCGGGGCTGGCGGCGACGCTGGTGCCGAGCCTGCTGGCGGCCTGGGGCGACGCGGACTGGGTGCGCCCGCTGCTGCTGGGGGCGGCCGCGCTGGCGGTGACCCTGGCGGGTGCGCACCGGCGGCTCCAGGCTCCGCTCCTGCTGGGCGGCGCGGTGCTGGCGGCGGTGGCGGTGCACGAGCTGGCCCCGTACGTGGTGCAGGTCGCGGGGGCGCTGCCGCGCTGGGTGCCGCCGGCCCTGGCGGGGGTGCTGCTGCTGGCGGTGGGTGCGACGTACGAGAAGCGGCTGCGGGACGCGCGCAGGCTGCGTGCGGCGATCGGGCGGCTGCGCTAG
- a CDS encoding DsbA family protein gives MTDSVILDVWCELQCPDCHRALDDVRALRARYGDRLDIRLRHFPLEKHKHAFAAAQAAEEAAEQGQGWPYAEALLARTAELSERGEPVLLDVARDLGLDVEEFDTALIDGRHILIVDADQAEGKAIGVTGTPTYVIDGERLDGGKSQEGLRARIEEIVDRLLAD, from the coding sequence ATGACCGATTCCGTGATCCTCGACGTCTGGTGCGAACTGCAGTGCCCGGACTGCCACCGCGCCCTGGACGACGTCCGCGCCCTGCGGGCCCGCTACGGCGACCGGCTGGACATCCGGCTGCGCCACTTCCCCCTGGAGAAGCACAAGCACGCGTTCGCCGCCGCGCAGGCGGCCGAGGAGGCCGCCGAGCAGGGCCAGGGCTGGCCCTACGCCGAGGCCCTGCTGGCCCGCACCGCGGAGCTGTCCGAGCGGGGCGAGCCGGTGCTGTTGGACGTGGCCCGCGACCTGGGTCTCGACGTCGAGGAGTTCGACACCGCCCTGATCGACGGCCGGCACATCCTGATCGTCGACGCCGACCAGGCCGAGGGCAAGGCGATCGGCGTGACGGGCACCCCGACCTACGTGATCGACGGCGAGCGCCTCGACGGCGGCAAGAGCCAGGAGGGCCTGCGCGCCCGCATCGAGGAGATCGTCGACCGCCTCCTCGCTGACTAG
- a CDS encoding CGNR zinc finger domain-containing protein — translation MQIPHDTRRALDVVVALVNTAAEPDQPDGLSDIGALRGFVQEYSISDVGELGARDLAGVRTVRSKFAQVFAAPNARAASVLINELVATAGTTPQLTDHDGYDWHVHYFAPGASVGDHLAADGGMALAFIVVSGEEERLRRCEAPDCRRAFVDLSRNRSRRYCDSRTCGNRLHVAAYRARRKEADAGPSEQEEIVHGGEQQQDPDHR, via the coding sequence GTGCAGATCCCACACGACACCCGTCGCGCGCTCGACGTCGTCGTCGCGCTGGTGAACACCGCGGCCGAACCCGACCAGCCCGACGGTCTCTCGGACATCGGCGCGCTGCGCGGCTTCGTCCAGGAGTACTCGATCAGCGACGTCGGCGAGCTCGGCGCCCGTGATCTGGCCGGCGTCCGGACCGTGCGCTCGAAGTTCGCCCAGGTCTTCGCGGCGCCGAACGCGCGCGCCGCGTCCGTGCTGATCAACGAGCTCGTGGCGACCGCGGGCACCACCCCGCAGCTGACCGACCACGACGGCTACGACTGGCACGTGCACTACTTCGCGCCGGGCGCGTCGGTGGGCGACCACCTGGCGGCCGACGGCGGCATGGCGCTGGCCTTCATCGTGGTCTCCGGCGAGGAGGAACGGCTGCGCCGGTGCGAGGCCCCCGACTGCCGGCGCGCCTTCGTGGACCTCTCGCGCAACCGCTCCCGGCGCTACTGCGACAGCCGGACCTGCGGGAACCGGCTGCACGTCGCGGCGTACCGGGCCCGCCGCAAGGAGGCCGACGCGGGGCCGTCAGAGCAGGAAGAGATCGTGCACGGCGGCGAGCAGCAGCAGGATCCCGATCACCGCTAG
- a CDS encoding TIGR02611 family protein, with translation MNTGSDRGTNESATGDTTTETSAQSAAETAEETPHVSKAPAFIKASKSLHLSWQVGVFIVGLAVIAAGVAMLVLPGPGWVAIFAGLAIWATEFAWAHLVLRWTKRKVTEAAQKALDPKVRRRNIILTTVGLVVAGALIGFYLWKYGLVLPWDLKDQ, from the coding sequence ATGAATACGGGGAGTGACCGCGGAACGAACGAGTCCGCTACCGGCGACACCACCACGGAAACCAGCGCGCAGAGCGCCGCGGAGACCGCGGAGGAAACGCCGCACGTGTCGAAGGCGCCCGCCTTCATCAAGGCCAGCAAGAGCCTGCACCTCAGCTGGCAGGTCGGCGTCTTCATCGTCGGCCTCGCGGTGATCGCCGCCGGCGTCGCCATGCTCGTCCTGCCCGGCCCCGGCTGGGTCGCGATCTTCGCGGGCCTGGCGATCTGGGCCACCGAGTTCGCCTGGGCCCACCTCGTGCTGCGCTGGACCAAGCGCAAGGTCACCGAGGCCGCACAGAAGGCGCTCGACCCGAAGGTGCGCCGCCGCAACATCATCCTGACCACCGTCGGCCTCGTCGTCGCGGGCGCCCTGATCGGCTTCTACCTGTGGAAGTACGGGCTCGTCCTGCCCTGGGACCTCAAGGACCAGTGA
- a CDS encoding serine/threonine-protein kinase — protein sequence MAMMRLRREDPRVVGSFRLHRRLGAGGMGVVYLGSDRRGQRVALKVIRPDLAEDQEFRSRFAREVSAARRIRGGCTARLVAADLEAERPWFATQYVPGPSLHDKVAEEGPLTAAQIAAVGAALSEGLVAVHEAGVVHRDLKPSNILLSPKGPRIIDFGIAWATGASTLTHVGTAVGSPGFLAPEQVRGAAVTPATDVFALGATLAYAATADSPFGHGSSEVMLYRVVHEEPHLQGVPDALAPLVRACLAKDPEERPSTLQLSMRLKEIAAREAQGLSDGRPPAQRVRTERPTGRLPEGAPDHAEQRTERRTGGGAPRVQGGSPGGPHSRPSSSRNPRSSGGPSSRPTAGRTGGRPAPRTTGAGRRPSRPDPKLMRQRLIVFIVVTLIVALGIAAAQKL from the coding sequence ATGGCGATGATGCGGCTCCGGCGCGAGGACCCGCGTGTCGTCGGCTCGTTCAGACTGCACCGGCGGCTCGGGGCCGGCGGCATGGGCGTGGTCTACCTGGGATCGGACCGGCGCGGGCAGCGCGTCGCGCTCAAGGTCATCCGGCCGGACCTGGCCGAGGACCAGGAGTTCCGTTCGCGGTTCGCCCGCGAGGTGTCCGCGGCCCGGCGGATCCGGGGCGGGTGCACGGCGCGCCTGGTCGCCGCGGACCTGGAGGCCGAGCGGCCGTGGTTCGCCACCCAGTACGTGCCCGGGCCCTCGCTGCACGACAAGGTGGCCGAGGAGGGCCCTCTGACGGCCGCGCAGATCGCCGCCGTCGGCGCCGCGCTCTCCGAGGGCCTGGTCGCCGTACACGAGGCGGGGGTCGTCCACCGGGACCTCAAGCCCTCGAACATCCTCCTTTCCCCCAAGGGCCCCCGGATCATCGACTTCGGGATCGCCTGGGCCACCGGGGCCAGCACCCTCACCCATGTGGGTACGGCCGTCGGCTCCCCCGGCTTCCTCGCGCCCGAACAGGTGCGCGGCGCCGCCGTCACCCCGGCCACGGACGTCTTCGCGCTCGGCGCCACCCTCGCCTACGCGGCCACCGCCGACTCGCCCTTCGGGCACGGCAGTTCCGAGGTCATGCTGTACCGCGTGGTGCACGAGGAGCCGCACCTGCAGGGGGTCCCCGACGCCCTGGCGCCCCTCGTACGGGCCTGCCTGGCCAAGGACCCCGAGGAGCGGCCCAGCACGCTCCAGCTGTCGATGCGGCTCAAGGAGATCGCGGCCCGCGAGGCGCAGGGGCTGTCGGACGGCCGCCCGCCGGCCCAGCGGGTGCGGACGGAGCGGCCGACGGGACGGCTGCCGGAGGGCGCCCCGGACCACGCGGAGCAGCGTACGGAGCGCCGTACGGGCGGCGGCGCGCCCAGGGTGCAGGGCGGCTCTCCGGGCGGCCCCCACTCGCGGCCCTCCTCCTCGCGCAACCCGCGCAGTTCCGGCGGCCCGTCCTCCCGGCCGACCGCGGGGCGCACGGGCGGCCGCCCGGCGCCCAGGACGACGGGCGCGGGGCGCCGGCCTTCACGGCCGGACCCGAAGCTGATGCGCCAGCGCCTGATCGTGTTCATCGTGGTCACGCTGATCGTGGCGCTGGGCATCGCCGCCGCCCAGAAGCTGTAG
- a CDS encoding 3'-5' exonuclease, giving the protein MTRWYEGPLAAFDTETTGVDVEQDRIVSAALIVQECAGGRVRTTRWLVNPGVPVPAGATEVHGLTDEHLQRHGRWPAPVVEEIARALGEQQVAGRPVVVMNAPFDLTLLDRELRRHRASSLSRYLDNRPLTVLDPRVLDKHLDRYRKGRRTLTDLCAHYGIELEGAHDAAADALASLELVRAVGRRFASRLERLTPAELHTLQAVWHAAQARGLQAWFARQGTPEAVDPHWPLRPDLSAAA; this is encoded by the coding sequence ATGACACGCTGGTATGAGGGCCCGCTGGCCGCATTCGACACGGAGACCACCGGGGTGGACGTGGAGCAGGACCGGATCGTGTCCGCCGCGCTCATCGTGCAGGAGTGCGCGGGCGGCCGGGTCCGCACGACGCGCTGGCTGGTCAATCCCGGCGTTCCGGTGCCCGCGGGCGCGACGGAAGTGCACGGCCTCACCGACGAGCACCTGCAGCGCCACGGGCGCTGGCCGGCGCCGGTGGTGGAGGAGATAGCCCGCGCGCTCGGGGAGCAGCAGGTCGCGGGCCGGCCGGTGGTGGTGATGAACGCGCCGTTCGACCTGACGCTGCTGGACCGGGAGTTGCGCCGGCACCGGGCGTCGTCGCTGTCGCGGTACCTGGACAACCGGCCGCTGACGGTGCTGGACCCGCGGGTGCTGGACAAGCACCTGGACCGGTACCGCAAGGGCCGCCGGACGCTGACGGACCTGTGCGCGCACTACGGGATCGAGCTGGAGGGCGCGCACGACGCGGCGGCGGACGCGCTGGCCTCGCTGGAGCTCGTACGGGCGGTGGGCCGCCGGTTCGCCTCGCGACTGGAGCGGCTGACGCCGGCCGAACTGCACACGCTCCAGGCCGTGTGGCACGCGGCGCAGGCGCGGGGCCTCCAGGCGTGGTTCGCGCGGCAGGGGACCCCGGAGGCGGTGGACCCGCACTGGCCGCTGCGGCCGGACCTGTCGGCGGCGGCGTAG
- a CDS encoding chorismate-binding protein, producing the protein MHDLPPMARFGGLLATDLRDVTSDPAALDSTGFWAVAADFEGRLVCARFGDVRPDPVPAPVPGAWTGPDADQWTSSLDRAAYVAGVRRIREHIAAGEVYQANLCRVMSAPLPRPDRADVDALTALLARGNPAPFAGTIRLAAHGVEIATASPELYLRRDGRRVESGPIKGTGRTVADLLPKDHAENVMIVDLVRNDLGRVCATGSVSVPELCAVEEHPGLVHLVSTVSGELADGAGWPELLAATFPPGSVTGAPKSSALRIIEALETAPRGPYCGGIGWVDADRGTGELAVGIRTFWIDREAPGAPRLLFGTGAGITWGSDPDREWAETELKAARLLRVAADRETNGPHWANGTTGRTAP; encoded by the coding sequence GTGCACGACCTGCCCCCCATGGCCCGCTTCGGCGGCCTCCTCGCGACCGACCTGCGGGATGTCACCAGTGATCCCGCCGCCCTCGACTCCACCGGCTTCTGGGCGGTGGCCGCCGACTTCGAAGGGCGCCTCGTCTGCGCGCGCTTCGGGGACGTACGGCCCGACCCCGTTCCCGCGCCCGTCCCCGGTGCCTGGACCGGTCCCGACGCCGACCAGTGGACCTCCTCCCTCGACCGGGCCGCGTACGTCGCCGGAGTGCGCCGCATCCGCGAGCACATCGCGGCCGGCGAGGTCTACCAGGCCAACCTCTGCCGGGTGATGTCCGCACCGCTGCCGCGCCCGGACCGCGCCGACGTCGACGCCCTCACCGCGCTCCTCGCGCGCGGCAACCCCGCACCCTTCGCAGGAACGATTCGTCTCGCGGCGCACGGCGTGGAGATCGCCACCGCCTCGCCCGAGCTGTACCTGCGCCGAGACGGCCGCCGCGTCGAGTCCGGACCCATCAAGGGCACCGGCCGCACCGTCGCCGACCTCCTGCCCAAGGACCACGCCGAGAACGTGATGATCGTGGACCTGGTACGCAACGACCTCGGCCGGGTCTGCGCCACGGGCTCCGTGTCCGTCCCCGAACTGTGCGCCGTCGAGGAGCACCCCGGCCTCGTGCACCTCGTCTCCACCGTGAGCGGCGAGCTGGCCGACGGGGCCGGCTGGCCCGAACTGCTCGCCGCGACCTTCCCGCCCGGATCCGTCACGGGCGCGCCCAAGTCCTCCGCCCTGCGGATCATCGAAGCCCTGGAGACCGCCCCCCGCGGGCCCTACTGCGGGGGCATCGGCTGGGTCGACGCGGACCGGGGCACCGGCGAGCTCGCCGTCGGCATCCGTACCTTCTGGATCGACCGGGAGGCCCCCGGCGCCCCCCGCCTCCTCTTCGGCACCGGGGCCGGCATCACCTGGGGTTCCGACCCCGACCGCGAGTGGGCGGAGACCGAGCTCAAGGCGGCCCGCCTGCTGCGGGTCGCTGCCGACCGGGAGACCAACGGCCCCCATTGGGCGAACGGCACCACGGGAAGGACAGCACCATGA
- a CDS encoding SsgA family sporulation/cell division regulator has product MNTTVSCELHLRLVVSSESSLPVPAGLRYDTADPYAVHATFHTGAEETVEWVFARDLLAEGLHRPTGTGDVRVWPSRSHGQGVVCIALSSPEGEALLEAPARALESFLKRTDAAVPPGTEHRHFDLDKELSHILAES; this is encoded by the coding sequence ATGAACACCACGGTCAGCTGCGAGCTGCACCTGCGCCTCGTTGTGTCGAGCGAGTCCTCACTGCCTGTTCCCGCGGGCCTGCGGTATGACACGGCCGACCCCTACGCCGTGCACGCCACCTTCCACACCGGCGCCGAGGAGACGGTCGAATGGGTGTTTGCCCGCGACCTCCTCGCAGAGGGTCTCCACCGGCCCACCGGTACCGGCGACGTCCGCGTCTGGCCCTCCCGCAGTCACGGTCAGGGCGTCGTCTGCATCGCCCTGAGCTCACCGGAGGGAGAAGCGCTTCTCGAAGCACCCGCCCGAGCCCTGGAGTCGTTCCTCAAGCGGACGGACGCCGCGGTTCCACCCGGGACCGAGCACCGGCACTTCGACCTCGACAAGGAGCTCTCCCACATCCTGGCCGAAAGCTGA
- a CDS encoding aminotransferase class IV, with protein MRIWLDGALRDVDSATVSVLDHGLTVGDGVFETLKTERGRAFALTRHLERLTRSARGLGLPDPDLDEVRRACAAVLEAEPVEHGRLRVTYTGGLAPLGSDRGDAAPTLIAAVAASPRRPDTTAVVTVPWVRNERSAVAGLKTTSYAENVVALAAAHRAGASEALLANTVGRLCEGTGSNVFVVLDGELHTPPLESGCLAGITRALVVEWAGAKETDLPFEALEQAEEVFVTSSLRDAQAVVRLDGRELGTGPGPVTAEVMRIFQVKAGADLDP; from the coding sequence ATGAGGATCTGGCTCGACGGAGCCCTGAGGGACGTCGACAGCGCGACCGTGTCCGTCCTCGACCACGGGCTCACCGTGGGCGACGGCGTCTTCGAGACGCTCAAGACGGAGCGCGGCAGGGCCTTCGCGCTCACCCGCCACCTGGAGCGGCTGACCCGCTCGGCCCGGGGCCTCGGCCTCCCCGACCCCGACCTCGACGAGGTGCGCCGCGCCTGCGCCGCCGTCCTGGAGGCCGAACCCGTCGAACACGGGCGGCTGCGCGTCACCTACACCGGCGGCCTCGCCCCGCTCGGCTCCGACCGCGGCGACGCAGCGCCCACCCTGATCGCCGCCGTCGCCGCGTCCCCCCGCCGCCCGGACACCACCGCCGTCGTCACGGTGCCCTGGGTCCGCAACGAGCGCTCCGCCGTGGCCGGCCTGAAGACCACCTCGTACGCGGAGAACGTGGTCGCCCTCGCCGCCGCGCACCGGGCGGGCGCCTCCGAGGCGCTCCTGGCCAACACCGTGGGCCGGCTCTGCGAGGGCACCGGCTCCAACGTGTTCGTCGTGCTCGACGGGGAACTGCACACCCCGCCCCTGGAATCCGGCTGCCTCGCCGGCATCACCCGGGCCCTCGTCGTCGAGTGGGCCGGCGCCAAGGAGACCGACCTGCCCTTCGAGGCGCTGGAACAGGCCGAGGAGGTCTTCGTGACCTCCTCGCTGCGCGACGCCCAGGCCGTCGTCCGCCTCGACGGCCGGGAACTGGGGACGGGGCCCGGACCGGTCACCGCCGAGGTCATGCGGATCTTCCAGGTGAAGGCCGGCGCCGACCTCGATCCGTGA